A single region of the Lycium barbarum isolate Lr01 chromosome 2, ASM1917538v2, whole genome shotgun sequence genome encodes:
- the LOC132626281 gene encoding cysteine proteinase inhibitor A → MLGGISEAGGSQNSLEINDLARFAVDAHNKKQNTLLEFGKVVNVKEQVVAGTMYYITLEATEGGKKKAYEAKVWVKSWENFKQVEDFKLIGDAASA, encoded by the exons ATGTTAGGAGGAATTAGTGAGGCAGGTGGATCACAAAACAGCCTTGAGATCAATGATCTTGCTCGTTTTGCTGTTGATGCACACAATAAAAAACAG AACACTCTTTTGGAGTTTGGAAAGGTTGTGAATGTGAAGGAACAAGTGGTTGCTGGAACCATGTACTATATAACACTGGAGGCGACTGAAGGTGGTAAGAAGAAAGCATATGAAGCCAAGGTCTGGGTGAAGTCATGGGAGAACTTCAAGCAAGTCGAAGACTTCAAGCTTATAGGGGATGCCGCTAGTGCTTAA